In Chitinophaga sp. HK235, a single window of DNA contains:
- a CDS encoding phosphosulfolactate synthase — protein sequence MNFNLTQIPERTKKPRNHGLTMVMDKGLSLEEARNFLSAAGPHVDILKLGFGTAFVTPNLRAKIELYQSANIPVYFGGTLFEAFLIRNQFDEYVRLVNDYGISYMEVSDGSITIPHAEKCGYIEKLSKVGLVLSEVGSKDAEHIIPPYKWIELMRAELNAGSSYVIAEARESGNVGIYRGTGEVREGLVQEILTQIPAEKIIWEAPQKAQQLYFLELVGCNANLGNLAPHEVISLEAMRVGLRGDTFHLFLDKE from the coding sequence ATGAATTTTAATCTGACACAGATCCCGGAAAGGACAAAGAAACCCCGCAACCATGGTCTTACTATGGTGATGGACAAGGGGCTTAGTTTGGAAGAAGCAAGAAATTTTTTATCGGCGGCAGGACCCCATGTGGATATCCTGAAACTGGGTTTTGGTACTGCTTTTGTCACGCCCAACCTCCGAGCGAAAATTGAGCTTTACCAGTCGGCCAACATCCCGGTATATTTTGGCGGTACTTTGTTTGAAGCTTTTCTGATCCGTAATCAGTTTGATGAGTATGTGAGACTGGTAAATGATTACGGTATCAGCTACATGGAAGTGTCTGATGGCTCTATCACCATCCCGCACGCAGAAAAATGCGGGTACATCGAAAAACTGTCCAAAGTAGGCCTGGTACTGAGCGAAGTAGGTTCCAAAGATGCAGAACATATTATTCCTCCCTATAAATGGATCGAATTAATGAGAGCAGAGCTGAATGCCGGCTCCTCCTATGTGATTGCAGAAGCCCGCGAAAGCGGTAACGTAGGTATCTATCGCGGTACCGGTGAAGTGCGCGAAGGCCTGGTACAGGAAATCCTGACCCAGATCCCGGCCGAAAAAATTATCTGGGAAGCACCACAAAAAGCACAACAGCTGTACTTCCTGGAACTGGTAGGCTGCAACGCCAACCTCGGTAACCTCGCCCCACATGAGGTGATCTCCCTGGAAGCTATGCGTGTAGGGCTGAGAGGTGATACTTTCCACCTGTTTCTCGACAAAGAATAA
- a CDS encoding bifunctional 2-polyprenyl-6-hydroxyphenol methylase/3-demethylubiquinol 3-O-methyltransferase UbiG: MSLEHHKNATLRFQQQVDNSRDYVVPFIQLEFPQMEGLRVMEVGCGEGGVLTPLLEKGCNCVGVDLAPARIELAKSFLQRYVDAGQLKLIAKNIYDVDFLGEFRHSFDVIILKDAIEHIPDQEKIIGHLKQLLTPRGQVYFGFPPWYMPHGGHQQICHNKFLSMVPYIHLLPTPVYRGVLRLFGEEDDIVQDLMEVKSTGISIERFERIVKRQGYKITQRRFYLINPIYKYKFGVSAREQWKPVAAIPFIRNFVTTCMYYMIKPE; encoded by the coding sequence ATGTCATTAGAACACCATAAGAACGCCACACTCCGTTTTCAGCAGCAGGTAGACAACTCGCGCGACTACGTGGTGCCTTTTATCCAGCTGGAATTTCCGCAGATGGAAGGCCTGCGCGTGATGGAGGTAGGCTGCGGAGAAGGCGGCGTACTCACTCCATTGCTGGAAAAAGGATGCAACTGTGTGGGAGTAGATCTGGCACCAGCCAGGATAGAACTGGCCAAAAGTTTCCTGCAGCGGTATGTAGATGCCGGCCAGCTGAAATTAATTGCTAAGAATATTTACGATGTTGATTTTCTGGGAGAATTCCGTCATTCTTTTGATGTGATCATCCTCAAAGATGCCATTGAACATATTCCCGACCAGGAAAAAATTATCGGTCACCTGAAGCAGCTGCTCACACCCCGCGGGCAGGTGTACTTCGGTTTTCCGCCCTGGTACATGCCACATGGCGGACACCAGCAGATCTGCCACAACAAGTTCCTGAGTATGGTACCCTACATACACCTGCTTCCCACACCGGTTTACCGGGGTGTTTTAAGGTTGTTTGGAGAAGAAGATGATATCGTGCAGGACCTGATGGAAGTAAAATCTACCGGCATCTCTATCGAACGTTTCGAGAGAATTGTAAAACGTCAGGGCTATAAGATCACACAGCGCAGGTTTTACCTGATCAATCCTATCTATAAATACAAATTCGGCGTAAGTGCCCGCGAGCAATGGAAACCTGTTGCGGCCATTCCTTTTATCCGCAATTTTGTGACCACCTGTATGTATTATATGATCAAGCCAGAATAG
- the pafA gene encoding alkaline phosphatase PafA, producing the protein MKRTTLLSLALFMTAPAVWAQKATSPKPFNHQASAQNTKTTNNKPKLVVGVVVDQMRWDYLYRYGSRYTAGGFKRLLQDGFSCENTLINYTPTITACGHTCVYTGSVPAIHGIIGNTWYSNEIGRTMYCAEDTTMNTVGSTSAAGKMSPRNMLVTTIGDELRLSNHFQSKVVGVAIKDRGAILPAGHSANAAFWYDGSTGNWVTSTYYMNELPTWAQQYNQQKWPQQYLAKPWTTLYPAATYTLSTEDEKPYEGKYKNSTTGTSFPHDLSAAANSSIAASPFGNTMTLEFAKKAMEAYNMGKGEVTDFLAVSLSSTDYVGHQFGPNSIEAEDTYLRLDQDLGAFFQYLDAKVGKGQYLFFITADHGVAHVPGFLQENKLPGGTWDDRAAMKDLNEKVAARFGVKDAIKAVDNYQFWLNEDAIAASGKNRNDIQQFIIAELLKSPAIAKAFPIKDLMVTVLPEPIRTMMSNGYNTKRSGDIQVVLTPAYIDGGKTGTTHGLWYPYDAHIPLVWMGWGVNPGKTNRTVGMTDIAPTLAAMLHIQMPSGNVGQVIHEITH; encoded by the coding sequence ATGAAAAGGACCACCCTTCTTTCCCTGGCGCTGTTTATGACTGCACCGGCTGTTTGGGCACAGAAAGCCACTTCTCCCAAACCCTTCAATCATCAGGCGTCAGCCCAAAATACCAAAACAACAAACAACAAACCAAAACTAGTAGTCGGCGTAGTAGTAGACCAGATGCGCTGGGATTATCTCTATCGTTATGGCAGCAGATATACTGCCGGAGGCTTTAAAAGACTGCTGCAGGACGGATTTTCATGCGAAAACACCCTGATCAACTATACACCTACCATCACCGCCTGCGGCCATACCTGTGTGTATACCGGTTCCGTACCTGCTATTCATGGTATCATCGGCAACACCTGGTACAGCAATGAAATTGGCCGTACCATGTACTGCGCGGAAGATACGACTATGAACACCGTAGGCAGTACCTCCGCCGCCGGTAAAATGAGCCCGCGCAATATGCTGGTGACCACCATTGGTGATGAATTGCGTCTGTCCAACCATTTCCAGAGCAAGGTAGTAGGCGTGGCCATCAAAGACCGTGGTGCCATCCTGCCTGCCGGCCATAGCGCCAATGCCGCCTTCTGGTACGATGGCAGCACCGGCAACTGGGTTACCAGCACCTACTATATGAACGAACTGCCAACATGGGCACAACAATACAACCAGCAGAAATGGCCCCAGCAATATCTGGCCAAACCCTGGACCACGCTGTACCCTGCTGCTACCTACACCCTCAGCACGGAAGATGAAAAACCGTATGAAGGGAAATATAAAAACAGCACTACCGGTACTTCTTTCCCGCATGACCTGAGTGCTGCTGCCAACAGCTCCATTGCTGCTTCCCCTTTCGGCAACACAATGACGCTGGAGTTCGCTAAAAAAGCCATGGAAGCCTATAACATGGGCAAAGGAGAGGTGACCGATTTCCTCGCTGTCAGCCTGTCTTCCACCGACTATGTAGGACATCAGTTCGGGCCTAACTCCATCGAAGCAGAAGATACCTATCTGCGCCTGGACCAGGATCTGGGAGCCTTCTTCCAGTACCTCGATGCCAAAGTAGGCAAAGGCCAGTACCTGTTTTTCATCACCGCCGACCATGGTGTAGCCCACGTGCCTGGATTCCTGCAGGAAAACAAACTGCCTGGCGGTACCTGGGATGACCGTGCTGCTATGAAAGACCTGAATGAAAAAGTAGCTGCCAGATTCGGAGTAAAAGACGCGATCAAAGCAGTGGATAATTACCAGTTCTGGCTCAATGAAGACGCTATCGCTGCTTCCGGTAAGAACCGTAACGATATTCAGCAGTTTATCATTGCAGAGCTGTTGAAATCACCAGCGATTGCCAAGGCTTTCCCGATCAAAGACCTGATGGTGACCGTATTGCCGGAGCCTATCCGCACTATGATGAGCAACGGTTATAATACCAAACGTAGCGGCGACATCCAGGTGGTGTTGACTCCTGCATACATCGATGGCGGTAAAACCGGAACCACACACGGTTTATGGTATCCTTATGATGCGCATATTCCGCTGGTATGGATGGGCTGGGGTGTTAATCCCGGCAAAACCAACCGTACCGTGGGCATGACAGATATTGCTCCTACACTGGCGGCGATGTTGCATATACAGATGCCAAGCGGCAACGTGGGCCAGGTAATTCATGAGATTACTCATTAA
- a CDS encoding enoyl-CoA hydratase/isomerase family protein produces MKFFLLQYEVAFRIATITLNRPDKRNALNGAMVAELRQAFAAAAADEDVKVIVLKGNGEAFCAGADLDYLQQLQQNTYEENLADSKELMRLFQEIYQLDKIVIAQVEGHAVAGGCGLVTVCDLSYVVPEAMLGYTEVKIGFVPALVAVFLVRKIGEGRARELLLTGRLVTAEKAARDGLITTVVPAAEIAEHVAKVATSLCNEASGNSLKVTKKLIGTVLDLPMKNGLEHAAELNAATRGHEDCKRGIAAFLNKEKLVW; encoded by the coding sequence ATGAAATTTTTCCTGCTGCAATATGAAGTAGCTTTCCGGATAGCCACCATCACCCTCAATCGGCCGGACAAGCGGAATGCGCTCAATGGAGCGATGGTGGCGGAGCTGAGGCAGGCCTTTGCTGCTGCCGCAGCAGATGAAGATGTAAAAGTAATCGTATTAAAGGGGAATGGTGAGGCCTTTTGTGCCGGAGCTGACCTGGATTACCTGCAGCAATTGCAGCAGAATACCTATGAAGAAAACCTGGCGGACTCCAAAGAGCTGATGCGGCTTTTTCAGGAGATCTACCAGCTCGATAAAATTGTAATTGCACAGGTGGAAGGTCATGCAGTGGCGGGTGGTTGTGGTCTTGTAACGGTTTGTGACCTGAGTTATGTGGTACCGGAGGCAATGCTGGGTTATACCGAGGTGAAGATTGGTTTTGTACCAGCGCTGGTGGCAGTGTTTCTGGTACGGAAGATAGGAGAGGGCAGAGCCCGGGAACTACTGCTGACGGGAAGGCTGGTAACAGCTGAAAAAGCAGCCCGCGATGGTCTGATTACGACCGTAGTACCTGCTGCTGAAATAGCGGAACATGTGGCCAAAGTGGCCACCAGCCTATGTAATGAAGCCTCCGGCAATTCTTTGAAAGTGACAAAAAAATTGATTGGCACGGTGTTGGACTTACCTATGAAAAACGGACTGGAGCATGCAGCCGAACTGAATGCAGCCACCCGAGGACATGAAGACTGTAAACGTGGGATAGCTGCGTTTCTGAATAAAGAAAAGCTAGTATGGTAG
- a CDS encoding PepSY domain-containing protein, whose translation MKQYWHQKLFSIHRVTGLIAGLMLLFVSITGSLLVFSEETDEALHHDTWHLTPGPQRKPLFELLDNAGKSLRGGTPYLFFSRLPQTPEEPAIVRAEYGPDFKVYLFLNPYTGEVIHQHTNTGYFSGFLVYLHFSLLSGKTGAQIMLLTGILLFISLLTGCWVYRKSVFKVLTFRVKPEWNSRTRRWRNLHRIVGVWALLFNLLIAFTGFMMELKVLDNRKNTANPYTGAPIPIHYEALLTKAADQIPGFEAMGIRPPKKAGDPVRILGHAHEAAIWGRYSSSVHFDLNGNVKKTVNFSQAPFGDKFNAAMAPLHFGNYGGIPIKILYSLLGLTPGILSISGILIWYRRKYIIKKHQH comes from the coding sequence TTGAAACAGTACTGGCATCAAAAGCTTTTTAGCATACACCGCGTCACCGGTCTCATCGCAGGCCTGATGTTGTTATTTGTAAGCATCACCGGTAGTCTGCTCGTCTTCAGCGAAGAAACAGATGAAGCCCTGCACCATGACACCTGGCACCTTACTCCCGGCCCACAGCGGAAACCACTGTTTGAACTGCTGGACAATGCCGGCAAATCCCTCCGCGGCGGAACACCCTATCTCTTTTTCTCACGGCTGCCACAAACACCGGAAGAACCTGCCATTGTAAGGGCAGAATACGGCCCCGACTTCAAAGTATACCTCTTCCTCAACCCATATACCGGAGAGGTTATCCATCAACATACCAATACCGGCTATTTTTCAGGCTTTCTGGTTTACCTGCACTTCTCTCTGCTCAGTGGTAAAACAGGCGCCCAAATCATGCTATTGACCGGTATTCTGCTATTTATCTCCCTGCTCACTGGCTGCTGGGTATACCGCAAATCAGTATTTAAAGTGCTCACATTCCGCGTAAAACCGGAATGGAACAGCCGTACCCGGCGCTGGCGCAACCTCCACCGCATTGTGGGTGTCTGGGCCCTCCTGTTCAACCTCCTGATCGCCTTTACCGGTTTTATGATGGAACTCAAAGTACTGGACAACCGGAAAAATACCGCTAATCCATACACCGGAGCCCCCATACCCATCCATTACGAAGCACTGCTGACCAAAGCCGCTGATCAGATACCAGGCTTTGAAGCAATGGGTATCCGTCCGCCCAAAAAGGCCGGCGATCCGGTACGTATCCTCGGCCATGCCCACGAAGCCGCCATATGGGGCCGCTATAGCTCCTCCGTACACTTCGATCTTAACGGCAACGTGAAAAAAACTGTCAATTTCAGCCAGGCCCCCTTTGGAGACAAATTCAACGCCGCCATGGCCCCACTCCATTTCGGCAACTACGGCGGCATCCCCATTAAAATCCTCTATTCCCTGTTAGGCTTGACACCCGGCATCCTTTCCATATCCGGTATCCTGATATGGTACCGCCGGAAATACATTATTAAAAAACATCAGCATTGA
- a CDS encoding pyridoxal phosphate-dependent aminotransferase family protein → MDIFEKLLKHMGPIGEHSDRAHGYFAFPKLEGEIGPRMKFRGNEKIVWSLNNYLGLANHPEVRATDAKAAADFGLASPMGARMMSGNTTYHEQLERELSDYMGKEDTTLLNYGYQGIMSAIDAICGRRDVIVYDAECHASILDGLRLHPGKRYVFKHNDIEDCEKQLRRATDLANAQGGGILVVTEGVFGMAGDQGKLKEIAALKDKYEFRLLVDDAHGFGTMGKTGAGTGEEQGVQDKIDLLFNTFAKSGASIGAFISGEKAIINYLRYNMRSQIFAKSIPLPIVIGHLKRVELMRKHPAMKAKLWENVNKLQNGLKNRGFNIGRTNSPVTPIYLQGDIPEATAMCLDLRENYNIFCSIVVYPVIPKGQIIYRLIPTAAHTDEDIELTLKAFSETKAKLDEKVYQVAEIPMV, encoded by the coding sequence ATGGATATTTTCGAGAAACTGCTGAAACACATGGGTCCCATTGGGGAGCATTCAGACAGAGCCCATGGCTATTTCGCATTTCCTAAACTGGAAGGTGAAATAGGCCCCCGTATGAAATTCCGGGGCAATGAAAAAATAGTTTGGAGCCTCAACAACTACCTGGGGCTGGCGAATCATCCGGAAGTAAGGGCTACAGATGCGAAGGCCGCCGCCGATTTCGGCCTGGCTTCTCCGATGGGCGCCCGCATGATGAGCGGTAACACTACCTATCACGAGCAGCTGGAAAGAGAGCTTTCCGACTACATGGGCAAAGAAGATACCACCTTGCTGAACTACGGCTACCAGGGCATTATGAGTGCCATCGATGCCATTTGCGGACGCAGGGACGTTATTGTATACGATGCAGAATGCCACGCCAGTATCCTGGATGGTTTGCGTCTGCACCCCGGTAAACGTTATGTGTTTAAACACAATGATATCGAAGACTGTGAAAAACAACTCAGACGTGCAACCGACCTGGCCAATGCTCAGGGTGGTGGTATTCTCGTAGTGACTGAAGGCGTTTTCGGTATGGCCGGTGATCAGGGTAAACTGAAAGAAATCGCTGCTTTAAAGGATAAATATGAATTCCGCCTGCTGGTAGACGATGCCCACGGCTTCGGTACCATGGGTAAAACCGGTGCCGGTACCGGCGAAGAACAAGGCGTACAGGACAAAATTGACCTCCTGTTCAATACCTTCGCTAAATCCGGTGCTTCCATCGGCGCTTTCATCAGCGGCGAAAAAGCTATCATCAACTATCTGCGCTATAACATGCGCTCTCAGATCTTCGCTAAATCCATTCCACTGCCTATCGTTATCGGCCATCTGAAAAGAGTAGAGCTGATGCGTAAACATCCGGCAATGAAAGCGAAACTGTGGGAAAATGTGAATAAACTGCAGAACGGCCTGAAAAACCGCGGATTCAATATCGGCAGAACCAACTCCCCCGTTACGCCGATCTACCTGCAGGGCGATATTCCGGAAGCGACCGCTATGTGCCTCGACCTCCGCGAAAACTACAACATCTTCTGCTCTATCGTGGTATATCCCGTTATTCCTAAAGGACAGATCATCTACCGCCTCATCCCAACTGCTGCTCACACAGACGAAGATATAGAACTGACCCTGAAAGCTTTCAGCGAAACAAAAGCCAAGCTTGATGAGAAAGTTTACCAGGTGGCTGAAATCCCAATGGTATAA
- a CDS encoding shikimate dehydrogenase, protein MKTYGLIGYPLSHSFSKGFFSKKFEAENITGHQYETFPIPAITEFPDLLAQHPDLCGLNVTIPYKEQVIPYLDELSDAAARIGAVNCIRFKEGRKKGFNTDVIGFRNSLQPLLQPHHNRALVLGTGGAAKAVMYALQELNIPYTVVSRNAGNDTIAYSSLDQQMMETHTVIVNTTPLGMYPNINECPDIPYQHISSRHLLYDLVYNPPETLFLQKGAAQGAVIKNGHEMLILQAEASWDIWNEQ, encoded by the coding sequence ATGAAAACATATGGACTCATCGGTTATCCGCTCAGCCACTCTTTTTCCAAAGGATTTTTTTCCAAAAAATTTGAAGCTGAAAATATAACCGGGCATCAGTACGAAACGTTTCCCATCCCCGCCATCACTGAATTTCCAGACTTACTGGCACAACATCCGGACCTCTGCGGCCTTAATGTGACTATTCCCTATAAAGAACAGGTCATCCCTTATCTGGATGAATTAAGTGATGCTGCTGCCCGCATTGGTGCGGTCAACTGTATCCGTTTTAAAGAAGGCAGAAAAAAAGGGTTTAATACCGATGTGATAGGCTTCCGCAACTCACTGCAGCCATTGCTGCAACCTCATCACAACCGTGCACTGGTGCTGGGCACCGGCGGTGCTGCCAAAGCAGTCATGTATGCCCTCCAGGAGCTGAATATACCTTATACTGTAGTGAGTCGCAATGCCGGCAACGATACTATCGCTTACAGTTCACTGGACCAGCAGATGATGGAGACACATACCGTGATCGTTAATACGACTCCACTGGGCATGTATCCTAATATCAATGAATGTCCGGATATACCTTATCAACACATTAGTTCACGTCATCTGCTGTATGATCTGGTATACAACCCACCCGAAACACTATTCCTGCAAAAAGGTGCGGCACAAGGAGCGGTTATCAAAAACGGCCATGAAATGCTGATCCTGCAGGCAGAAGCTTCCTGGGACATTTGGAATGAGCAGTAA
- the truB gene encoding tRNA pseudouridine(55) synthase TruB, translating into MQTTDTMNYQEGAVILVNKPLTWTSFDVVRKIRNLTKAKIGHAGTLDPLATGLLICCTGKMTKKINEYQAQEKEYTGSFTLGATTPTFDMESEPENFKDTSAIDEAALKAATQGFMGEIMQLPPIHSAIKQNGKPIYLLARKGVDVKVEPRRITISEFEITKIELPVVHFRVVCSTGTYIRSLANDYGATLGCGAYLSGLCRTRIGDFKLEHAVDMETFIAANSIPKTDNQ; encoded by the coding sequence ATGCAAACGACAGACACGATGAATTACCAGGAAGGAGCTGTCATCCTGGTCAATAAACCGCTGACATGGACTTCCTTTGATGTGGTGCGTAAAATAAGAAATTTAACCAAGGCAAAAATAGGGCATGCCGGTACGTTGGACCCACTGGCAACAGGTCTGCTGATCTGCTGTACCGGTAAGATGACCAAAAAAATCAACGAATACCAGGCACAGGAGAAGGAATATACCGGCAGCTTCACACTGGGCGCCACTACGCCCACTTTCGATATGGAATCGGAGCCGGAGAACTTCAAAGATACCAGTGCTATAGATGAGGCCGCCTTAAAAGCCGCTACACAGGGTTTCATGGGTGAAATCATGCAGCTGCCACCGATCCACTCCGCTATTAAACAGAATGGTAAACCCATCTACCTGCTGGCCAGAAAAGGGGTAGATGTAAAAGTAGAACCCCGCAGGATCACTATTTCCGAATTCGAGATCACCAAAATAGAACTGCCTGTTGTGCATTTCCGGGTAGTATGCAGCACGGGCACGTATATACGTTCACTTGCCAACGACTATGGCGCGACATTGGGTTGCGGTGCATACCTGAGTGGTTTATGCCGTACCCGTATCGGTGATTTCAAGCTGGAGCATGCGGTAGATATGGAAACATTTATCGCTGCCAACAGCATCCCTAAAACGGATAACCAATAG
- a CDS encoding tetratricopeptide repeat protein, translating to MSKDFSFLNEDFDDLRDLLQQFENLRAGKSHSFLDEDSFEQIIDYYDEQDEVPIALQAVEMAIEQFPFSSTLLLKKANLLIETKKYKEALQLLDKAAVLDRNDINLYILQTDVYLALNQHEKAAAVLNEQIDQFEGEDKTELLLELADVYDDWEEFEKVFDCLKMALEHEPGNEEALHKICFWTEFTGRNEESIRLHNYIIDEDPYNQLAWFNLGTAFQGLKLYEKAIDAYQYAVAIDEKFDYAYRNMGDAYIRLRKYADAIEVLQKHLEIAKPEDVIYEAIGHCYEKQRKYTQARYYYRKASHLSPNDDKLYYKIAAAYMMEENWENAIKSLLNALKINKQSAEYNMSIGECYLEMGQEKEALLHFVNAVRIRPKSMQPWLQLVKGLYIFGFLEEALDQLANAEEKAGRKPVFQYYRAAVLIAMGKTKEGLLHLETALQQAPKILKKLVELDPAILQHVSVVDLVAQYRRKR from the coding sequence ATGAGTAAAGATTTTTCTTTTTTAAACGAGGATTTTGATGATCTGAGAGACTTGTTGCAGCAGTTTGAAAATCTGAGGGCGGGTAAATCTCACTCTTTTCTGGACGAGGACTCCTTTGAGCAGATCATAGACTATTATGACGAGCAGGACGAAGTGCCCATAGCTTTGCAAGCCGTCGAAATGGCCATCGAGCAGTTTCCTTTTTCTTCTACGCTCCTTCTCAAAAAGGCCAACTTACTGATAGAAACCAAAAAGTATAAAGAAGCCTTACAGTTACTGGATAAAGCCGCAGTATTGGACCGCAATGATATCAATTTGTATATCCTGCAGACAGACGTGTATCTGGCATTGAACCAGCATGAAAAGGCTGCAGCGGTTTTGAATGAGCAGATTGACCAGTTTGAGGGAGAGGACAAAACAGAACTGTTACTGGAACTGGCGGATGTGTATGATGACTGGGAGGAATTTGAAAAGGTGTTTGATTGCCTGAAGATGGCGCTCGAACATGAGCCCGGCAACGAGGAGGCTTTGCATAAGATCTGCTTCTGGACGGAATTTACCGGCCGCAATGAAGAAAGTATCCGTTTGCACAACTATATCATCGATGAAGACCCTTATAATCAGCTGGCCTGGTTTAACCTGGGCACGGCTTTTCAGGGCCTTAAACTGTACGAAAAAGCGATAGACGCTTACCAGTACGCGGTAGCCATTGACGAGAAATTCGACTATGCGTACCGCAATATGGGAGATGCCTACATTCGCCTGCGTAAGTATGCAGACGCGATTGAAGTGCTGCAGAAGCATCTGGAGATTGCCAAGCCGGAAGATGTGATTTACGAGGCCATTGGCCACTGTTACGAGAAACAGCGTAAATACACACAGGCGCGCTACTATTATCGCAAGGCATCCCATCTGAGCCCCAACGATGACAAGCTGTATTACAAGATAGCAGCGGCCTACATGATGGAGGAAAACTGGGAGAATGCCATCAAATCGCTGCTTAATGCATTGAAAATTAATAAACAGAGTGCAGAATATAACATGAGCATCGGCGAATGTTATCTGGAAATGGGCCAGGAAAAGGAGGCGCTGTTACATTTTGTGAATGCTGTGCGCATCCGTCCGAAAAGTATGCAACCCTGGTTGCAACTGGTAAAAGGGCTGTATATTTTTGGTTTTCTGGAAGAAGCCCTGGACCAGCTGGCCAATGCTGAAGAAAAAGCCGGCCGAAAACCGGTGTTTCAATATTACCGTGCCGCTGTCCTCATTGCCATGGGGAAAACAAAAGAAGGGCTCCTGCATCTGGAAACAGCCCTGCAACAGGCTCCCAAGATCCTGAAAAAACTGGTGGAGCTGGACCCGGCCATCCTGCAGCATGTGAGTGTAGTAGATCTGGTCGCTCAATACCGCCGGAAACGTTAA